From Spirochaetales bacterium:
CCTTCTCTACCGTATCGCGACAAATACATGTCTCAACATACTGAGAAAACAGAAGTCCGGACCGGTTGTCTCCGGCTGCGACCTGCTTGCATTTATTGCGTCGTCCTGTGACACGGAAAAGACCATCTGGGTGAGGGATCTCCTGCATCGAATTTTCATGAATGAGAAGGCTTCGACAAAGGAGATCGCGGTCATGTATTATATCGACGGCATGACCTACGAAGAAGTCGCCGAAGAGGTCGGGCTTTCCGTTTCCGGTGTACGAAAACGGATAAAAATGTTAAAGCAACGGGTAAAGGGCTTACAGGAGGTGATATCATGAGAGGAAAAAGGGAAACAATTCCCGACTGGCTGCTTGAACGTTACCTTCTGGGAGAACTCGATACGGAAACGACTATGAGTATCCGCACACGTATCGAGGAGGACCCGGAATGTGCGATAAGGTACGGCGAACTGTTAGCCTCGAACGAAGAAATTCTTGCCGCATATCCCCCGGATGAGATCGTGATGAAAATAGAGAGAAAACAAAACAGGGAGATAAAAAAACCAGAAAGAAGCATGATGCGCGTCTTTTCTTTGGCCGCCGCCCTCCTCGCCATTGTGGTCGCTGCCGTTATCGTATTGCCGGAATTTGGTACAACGGGTCATTTTACCGAAAATGACAAAGCGATCCGGTTCAAAGGAACCCCGTCCTTGACCATCTACAGGAAAACGGAAGCGGGCTACGATACAATCAAGACATCCGCCCGTGTCAGAAAAGGAGACAGATTTCAGATCAAGTATCGAGCCGGCGACAAATCATACGGGGTCATCATTTCCATAGACGGAGCCGGATATGTGACACTCCACTTTCCAGACACACAGGCAGCATCACCGGCCCTTGAAAAAGGGGGAGAAATTGCACTCGATGAGGCATTTGAACTCGATTCGGCACCCGGTTTCGAGCGTTTTTTCTTCGTGACCTCCGAGATTCCATTCGATGTCGGGAATGTCGTGGCTCAAGCGCGTGCGGTCGCCCGAAACAGTGAATCGGCCCGATCTATGGACCTCGACCTCCCCGATGGCTTCAATCAGCAATCGATCCTTTTGATAAAGGGGGAAAAATGATGACGGCGACATTCCGATCGAACAGATTCATATCCCGGACGGTCTTTATTATCGTCATGCTGGTATCGGGACTATTCCTCTTTCCGGAGGACACCGGCTCACGGACAGTCCTCCGGCGCTTTGCGCTCGTGATCGGGTCAAATAACGGGGGTAAAGACCGTTCGGTACTGCGGTACGCGACAAAAGACGCCCGGTCGTTTTCGGATGTCATGATGGAAATGGGCGCGGTCGCCGAAGAAAACCTCGTCCTCCTGCTCGATCCCGGCGTCGAAGAAATAAGCGCCAGATTCAGGACCATCAGAAATATAACGGACGGCATTTCAGGCGGACCGGGCAGAAAAGAGTTCATTTTCTATTATTCCGGCCATTCGGATGAAGAAGGGCTTCTCCTTTCAGGGCATCATTTTACCTACGCACGCCTGAGGGACGAGATCGCGCGGATTAAGACCGATGTCCGCCTCGCGATCCTCGACTCCTGCTCTTCCGGCGCCTTTACCAGAACAAAGGGAGTTCTCAGGCGACCGCCCTTCCTTATCGATGAATCCAGTGCGATGAAGGGATACGCTTTCCTCACATCGAGTTCCGAAGACGAGGCGGCACAGGAATCGGATAATATCGGGGCTTCCTTTTTTACCCATTATCTTGTCTCCGGACTCAGGGGGGCCGCCGACTCGTCGCGCGACGGTCTTGTCACCCTCAACGAAGCGTACAGCTTTTCTTTTAACGAAACCCTTGCCCGAACGGAAAAAACACAATACGGACCCCAGCACCCGAAATACGATATACAGCTTACCGGAACGGGGGATCTCGTCCTGACCGATCTGAGGGAAACCTCCGCCGGGCTCTTAATCTCCAACGATATTGCAGGAAGACTCTCAATCAGGGACTCATCGGGCAATCTCCTGGTAGAATTGAATAAATCGGACGGCTATCCAGTCGAACTGGGGCTCAAACCCGGTGATTACCGGATAATCGCCGACAACCACGGCGAATTGTTCTGCTGCGAGGTAAGTCTGCACGAGGGGGGGATAACACGACTTTCCCGGTCGGGTCTGGTTAAAATCACCGGAGAAAAAACCACCGTGCGGGGCGATGACAATACAGGGGGCCAATCGGTTGAGGATAAGACCGGCGGGATGACGATAACGCCGTTTATTTTTACATTCATCCCTTTGGGAAACGGAAACGATCCCGGGCATGCCTACAACGTTTCGGCGAATCTCTTGATCGGAAATGCCCCTTCGATAATCGGGGCGCAGGTATCGTCAATCGGAAATCACGCGGCCTTCGATGTGACCGGATTTCAGGGCGCAGGTATTTATAATGTAACCGGCCGCTCGCTTACTGGTTTTCAGGGAGGCGGAATCTTCAATATCGCCGGCGAGGTTGAAGCCGGAGGCCAGGGCGCCGGAATATTCAACTATACAACCGGCAATCTTTCTTATTTTCAGGCGGGCGGGATCTTCAATTACGTCGGCGGAACTCTCACCGGTTTTCAAGCCGGAGGAATCACCAACATCGCGAAAGGAGAAGTTACCGGCGTCCAAATCGCGGGACTCCTGAACTTGACCGATGCTGCTGTCAACGGGGTTCAGGCCGCGGGTCTTATAAACTGCGGAAAAGATGTCGCCGGTGTGCAGGTGGGACTCATCAATATCGCGCATGAGGTGGACGGCGTTCAGGTGGGGCTCATCAATATCGCACATGAATACCGGTCGGGCATCCCGATCGGTCTCGTCTGTATCGGAAAAAACGGCATTTTCAACCTCGATTTTATATACGACAGCGAGGGAAGGACCCACCTCGCCCTTCGTATCGGATCACACAACGTTTACGGACTGCTTACGGGCTCCCTGGTCCCCGAAACAGAACCCCTCCTCTGGTCGTTCGGCGCGGGATTCGGCGTTCATATCCCCAGCGAACCGTTTTATTTCGATATCGATCTCTCATGCCACCTGATGAACGAGGGCCCCATCGACAGGGAATCGTACGGTACCGACCACCTGCTTCCCGTACTGCGGGGAACGGCGGGGTTAGTATTCGGCAGGAGAATCGGTCTTTTTGCGGGTTCGAAAATCAATGTGCTTTTACCCGGATGCTACAATGACATCGATACCGGGGTGCACATGGATTTCGATCTTCCCCCTTTCGAGAAACCTGTGCGTCTTGCGGCCGAGTTTTTCGGGGGAATAACGTTTAAAATCTTTTGATCCGGATTCGCGGCCGTGTATAAGCGAGCCGGTCCGGGGAGGCGTTATTCCGTCATAA
This genomic window contains:
- a CDS encoding sigma-70 family RNA polymerase sigma factor, translated to MPVDVEALYRRYGPMVLRRCRQLLQDEQGALDAMQETFLKVLRHRKRLEARYPSSLLYRIATNTCLNILRKQKSGPVVSGCDLLAFIASSCDTEKTIWVRDLLHRIFMNEKASTKEIAVMYYIDGMTYEEVAEEVGLSVSGVRKRIKMLKQRVKGLQEVIS
- a CDS encoding caspase family protein, whose amino-acid sequence is MMTATFRSNRFISRTVFIIVMLVSGLFLFPEDTGSRTVLRRFALVIGSNNGGKDRSVLRYATKDARSFSDVMMEMGAVAEENLVLLLDPGVEEISARFRTIRNITDGISGGPGRKEFIFYYSGHSDEEGLLLSGHHFTYARLRDEIARIKTDVRLAILDSCSSGAFTRTKGVLRRPPFLIDESSAMKGYAFLTSSSEDEAAQESDNIGASFFTHYLVSGLRGAADSSRDGLVTLNEAYSFSFNETLARTEKTQYGPQHPKYDIQLTGTGDLVLTDLRETSAGLLISNDIAGRLSIRDSSGNLLVELNKSDGYPVELGLKPGDYRIIADNHGELFCCEVSLHEGGITRLSRSGLVKITGEKTTVRGDDNTGGQSVEDKTGGMTITPFIFTFIPLGNGNDPGHAYNVSANLLIGNAPSIIGAQVSSIGNHAAFDVTGFQGAGIYNVTGRSLTGFQGGGIFNIAGEVEAGGQGAGIFNYTTGNLSYFQAGGIFNYVGGTLTGFQAGGITNIAKGEVTGVQIAGLLNLTDAAVNGVQAAGLINCGKDVAGVQVGLINIAHEVDGVQVGLINIAHEYRSGIPIGLVCIGKNGIFNLDFIYDSEGRTHLALRIGSHNVYGLLTGSLVPETEPLLWSFGAGFGVHIPSEPFYFDIDLSCHLMNEGPIDRESYGTDHLLPVLRGTAGLVFGRRIGLFAGSKINVLLPGCYNDIDTGVHMDFDLPPFEKPVRLAAEFFGGITFKIF